Proteins encoded together in one Cydia pomonella isolate Wapato2018A chromosome 10, ilCydPomo1, whole genome shotgun sequence window:
- the LOC133522106 gene encoding uncharacterized protein LOC133522106 codes for MAAAKDTSTFFLEADAKQFDTILKLYPQAIKLKAEQKTKKPEELIKLDNWYQNELPKKIKSRGKDAHMIHEELVQLMKWKQARGRFYPQLSYLIKVNTPRAVMAETKKAFRKLPNIESAMTALSNLKGVGTATASALLAAASPEIAPFMADECLQAIPEMEGSDYTAKEYLNFVTHIQSVCDRLNKETNGCGTKWSPHMVELAIWTHNIVSDLRPELLGKSPSSTPAPTNGGSPLPSDESNLEPPTNGNGKLAADSEHLDTPTSCTEDSLDAKPATPASPSDNSDSAFSTPSAKRQLEEASSAEENSLGDSLDAPPVAKKLREATH; via the exons ATGGCTGCCGCGAAAGACACGTCTACTTTCTTTCTGGAGGCAGATGCAAAACAATTTGACACTATTTTGAAGTTATACCCACAAGCGATTAAACTAAAAGCTGAACAGAAAACAAAGAAACCAGAGGAGCTCATTAAATTAGACAACTG GTACCAGAATGAATTACCAAAGAAGATCAAGTCGAGGGGCAAGGATGCGCACATGATACATGAAGAGCTGGTGCAGCTCATGAAATGGAAACAAGCG AGAGGGAGGTTTTATCCACAACTATCATATCTGATAAAAGTGAACACACCACGAGCTGTGATGGCCGAGACAAAGAAAGCATTCCGTAAACTGCCCAACATCGAATCAGCTATGACGGCACTCAGCAACTTAAAAGGAGTAGGCACGGCCACAGCATCAGCACTACTAGCAGCGGCAAGCCCAGAAATAGCACCTTTCATGGCTGATGAATGCCTACAAGCTATCCCTGAGATGGAGGGGAGCGACTACACTGCCAAGGAATACCTCAATTTTGTTACACATATACAGAGCGTCTGTGATAGGTTAAATAAG GAGACAAACGGCTGTGGTACAAAATGGTCCCCACACATGGTTGAGTTGGCGATATGGACTCACAACATCGTGTCAGACCTACGGCCAGAACTACTTGGAAAGTCCCCTAGCTCGACGCCTGCACCTACAAATGGAGGCTCACCACTGCCCAGCGACGAAAGTAATCTTGAACCACCCACCAATGGCAATG GCAAGCTAGCAGCCGACTCGGAGCACCTGGACACGCCGACGTCGTGCACGGAGGACTCGCTGGACGCCAAGCCCGCCACGCCCGCCTCGCCCAGCGACAACTCCGACTCGGCCTTCAGCACGCCGAGCGCCAAACG GCAACTAGAGGAGGCGAGTTCGGCGGAGGAGAACTCTCTCGGAGACTCGCTAGACGCGCCGCCCGTGGCCAAGAAGCTGCGAGAAGCCACCCACTGA